The following are from one region of the Flavobacteriaceae bacterium UJ101 genome:
- the talA|talB gene encoding transaldolase (Transaldolase is important for the balance of metabolites in the pentose-phosphate pathway; Belongs to the transaldolase family. Type 3B subfamily.; KEGG: spiu:SPICUR_04415 transaldolase), which yields MKFFIDTANLEQIKEAQDLGVLDGVTTNPSLMAKEGITGEENIKKHYVDICNIVTGDVSAEVISTDYEGMIKEAEELIKLHKQIVIKIPMVKDGIKAIKTLSDRGVKTNCTLVFSPGQALLAAKAGATYVSPFVGRLDDISSDGMRLIDEIRHIYDNYGYDTEILAASVRHTHHVIECAKVGADVITAPLSAILGLLKHPLTDSGLEKFLADYAKGNQ from the coding sequence ATGAAGTTTTTTATAGACACGGCAAACTTAGAACAAATTAAAGAAGCTCAAGACTTAGGCGTTTTAGATGGAGTAACAACCAACCCTTCATTAATGGCGAAAGAAGGAATTACGGGAGAAGAAAATATAAAAAAGCATTATGTTGATATTTGTAATATTGTAACAGGTGACGTTTCTGCAGAAGTAATTTCAACAGATTATGAAGGAATGATTAAAGAAGCCGAAGAATTGATTAAACTTCATAAGCAAATTGTGATTAAAATTCCTATGGTAAAAGATGGAATTAAAGCTATTAAAACTTTATCGGATCGAGGTGTTAAAACTAATTGTACTTTAGTATTTTCTCCTGGTCAAGCTTTATTAGCAGCAAAAGCAGGAGCAACTTATGTATCACCTTTTGTAGGACGTTTGGATGATATTTCTTCTGATGGAATGCGTTTGATTGATGAAATTCGTCATATTTACGATAATTACGGATATGATACAGAAATTTTAGCTGCTTCAGTTCGTCACACACATCATGTGATAGAATGTGCTAAAGTAGGAGCAGATGTTATAACAGCACCATTATCAGCTATTTTAGGATTGTTAAAACATCCTTTAACAGATTCTGGTTTAGAAAAGTTTTTAGCAGACTATGCTAAAGGAAATCAATAG
- a CDS encoding thioredoxin-like protein YneN (Belongs to the thioredoxin family; Contains 1 thioredoxin domain.) encodes MKNKNVFLIGLGIIFTMFSCKKNTVSSTSDKGFVTFSGKITNPNSDSLIVFNDSYKKKIEVTKGEFKDTLHVKEGKYTIYDGGEYSVVYLKNGEDLQLTLDTNQFDESITYKGAGADVNNYLAKIALKEEEVFDISELGDLNEADFSKKLDDIKKTLYAFVDENKNFDQEFIKSEKEEVDGVIERYREYFENQVKIRTELAKGTISPSFSNYENIDGSKTSLEDLKGKYVYIDVWATWCGPCKQEIPFLKELEEKYHGKNIEFVSISVDQIQNHDKWIKMVKDKELKGVQLYADNAFDSEFIKSYKINSIPRFILIDPEGKIVSAYTYRPSEKEKIEGLFTELGI; translated from the coding sequence ATGAAAAATAAGAACGTATTTTTAATTGGTTTAGGGATTATTTTTACAATGTTTTCTTGTAAAAAAAATACTGTTTCTTCAACTTCTGATAAAGGTTTTGTAACCTTTTCTGGAAAAATAACAAATCCAAATTCAGATTCTTTAATAGTGTTCAATGATAGCTATAAGAAGAAAATTGAGGTAACAAAAGGAGAGTTTAAAGATACATTACATGTTAAAGAAGGGAAATATACCATTTATGATGGAGGAGAATATTCTGTAGTTTATTTAAAGAATGGAGAGGATCTTCAGTTAACATTGGATACCAATCAATTTGATGAAAGTATTACATATAAAGGGGCAGGAGCTGATGTTAATAATTATTTAGCAAAAATAGCTTTAAAAGAAGAAGAAGTATTTGATATTTCAGAGTTGGGAGATTTAAATGAAGCTGATTTTTCTAAAAAATTAGATGATATTAAAAAAACGTTGTATGCTTTTGTTGATGAAAATAAAAACTTTGATCAAGAATTTATAAAATCAGAAAAAGAAGAAGTAGATGGTGTTATTGAAAGATATCGAGAGTATTTTGAAAATCAGGTAAAGATCCGAACAGAATTGGCAAAGGGAACGATTTCTCCTAGTTTTTCTAACTATGAAAATATTGACGGGTCGAAAACTTCTTTAGAAGATTTAAAAGGGAAATATGTTTATATTGATGTTTGGGCAACGTGGTGTGGTCCATGTAAACAAGAAATTCCATTTTTAAAAGAATTAGAAGAAAAATACCATGGGAAAAATATAGAATTTGTTAGTATTTCAGTAGACCAAATTCAAAATCATGATAAATGGATTAAAATGGTGAAAGACAAAGAATTAAAAGGGGTTCAATTGTATGCAGATAATGCTTTTGATTCAGAATTTATAAAAAGTTATAAGATAAATTCTATTCCTCGTTTTATATTGATAGATCCAGAAGGAAAAATAGTTTCTGCATATACTTATAGACCTTCAGAAAAAGAAAAAATTGAAGGGCTTTTTACTGAACTAGGAATATAA
- the rsmD gene encoding 16S rRNA (guanine(966)-N(2))-methyltransferase (KEGG: cse:Cseg_0187 16S rRNA (guanine966-N2)-methyltransferase), whose protein sequence is MRIISGQYKGKRLIAPKNLPVRPTTDMAKESLFNILNNRYYFQNISVLDLFSGTGNISYEFASRGTEHIISVDQNFHCIQFIKKTIAQLQFEKEITPFKSDVFKFLEKHQSQYDFIFADPPYDFSEKQFLTIPHLIFENELLHDDGLLIVEHSPHTDDLSNHPNFIERKKYGSVCFSFFQKTSL, encoded by the coding sequence ATGCGAATTATCTCTGGACAATATAAAGGAAAACGCTTAATAGCACCTAAAAATTTGCCTGTACGTCCTACTACTGATATGGCAAAAGAATCCTTATTCAATATTCTTAACAATCGTTATTATTTTCAAAATATTTCTGTTTTAGACTTATTTTCAGGTACTGGAAATATAAGTTATGAATTTGCCTCTAGAGGAACAGAACACATCATTTCTGTTGATCAAAATTTTCATTGTATTCAATTTATAAAAAAAACCATTGCTCAATTACAATTTGAAAAAGAAATCACACCTTTCAAAAGTGATGTTTTTAAATTTTTAGAAAAACATCAATCTCAATACGATTTTATTTTTGCAGACCCTCCTTATGACTTTTCAGAAAAACAATTTCTTACTATTCCTCACTTAATTTTTGAAAATGAATTATTACACGATGATGGTTTATTAATTGTAGAACATTCACCTCATACTGATGATCTCTCAAACCACCCTAATTTTATTGAAAGAAAAAAATATGGGAGTGTTTGTTTTAGTTTTTTTCAAAAAACATCTTTATAA
- a CDS encoding glutathione transport system permease protein GsiC (Part of the ABC transporter complex GsiABCD involved in glutathione import. Probably responsible for the translocation of the substrate across the membrane (By similarity); Belongs to the binding-protein-dependent transport system permease family; Contains 1 ABC transmembrane type-1 domain.), producing MIIHYLDTLSLFKNFLYKSGYTLLTLWGVITVIFCLFFILPGDPARMMLDQREDEEQLKIVRQKLGLDLPIFTQYVYYLNDLSPISFHNTTTPNSIDYYSPTKYNALTLFETDTNKMVLKIPYFRESFQNQGKKVSSILEEVLPNTILLACCSITIAFILGILLGIFSALTKDSWFDRIIAVITSIGMSIPSFFSAILMAWIFAFILKEYTGLNMTGSLYEIDDMGEGKHLALKNLILPSLTLGIRPLAVVTQLMRNSLLEILNQDYIRTAKAKGLSTFTIIRKHALKNALNPVITAISGWFAGMLAGAVFVEYIFGWNGLGKEIVDALNNLDLPVIMGSVLIISFMFIFINIIVDLLYKLLDPRVR from the coding sequence TTGATTATTCATTATTTAGACACATTATCATTGTTCAAAAACTTTTTATATAAATCAGGATATACTCTATTAACTCTATGGGGTGTTATTACCGTAATTTTTTGTTTATTCTTTATTCTTCCTGGGGATCCTGCAAGGATGATGCTAGATCAGAGAGAAGATGAAGAACAACTAAAAATTGTTCGTCAAAAATTAGGGTTAGATTTACCCATATTCACACAATATGTTTATTATTTAAATGATTTATCCCCTATTTCATTTCATAATACAACAACTCCTAATAGTATTGATTATTATTCTCCTACAAAATATAATGCTTTAACATTATTTGAAACAGATACAAATAAAATGGTTCTTAAAATACCTTATTTTAGAGAATCGTTTCAAAATCAAGGTAAAAAAGTAAGTTCCATTTTAGAAGAAGTCTTACCAAACACCATTTTATTAGCCTGCTGCTCAATCACTATTGCCTTTATACTAGGTATTTTATTAGGTATTTTTTCAGCTTTGACTAAAGATAGTTGGTTTGACCGAATCATAGCTGTTATCACCTCAATTGGGATGAGTATCCCTTCTTTCTTTTCTGCAATTTTAATGGCATGGATTTTTGCTTTTATTTTAAAAGAATATACCGGACTAAATATGACAGGAAGTCTTTATGAAATCGATGATATGGGTGAAGGAAAACATTTAGCTTTAAAAAACTTAATTCTTCCTTCCTTAACCTTAGGTATACGCCCTCTTGCAGTTGTCACACAATTAATGCGAAATTCGCTATTAGAAATTTTGAACCAAGATTATATAAGAACTGCTAAGGCAAAAGGGCTTTCAACTTTTACTATCATTAGGAAACATGCTTTAAAAAATGCTTTAAACCCTGTAATAACAGCTATTTCAGGTTGGTTTGCTGGCATGTTAGCAGGAGCAGTTTTTGTAGAATATATTTTTGGATGGAACGGATTAGGAAAAGAAATTGTTGACGCTCTTAATAATTTAGATTTACCTGTTATTATGGGCTCAGTTCTTATTATTTCTTTTATGTTTATTTTCATCAATATAATAGTCGATTTACTCTACAAACTATTAGATCCTAGAGTTCGCTAA
- a CDS encoding hydroxymethylpyrimidine kinase (Is involved in the adaptive response to alkylation damage in DNA caused by alkylating agents. Repairs the methylphosphotriester lesions in DNA by a direct and irreversible transfer of the methyl group to one of its own cysteine residues. The methylation of AdaA by methylphosphotriesters in DNA leads to its activation as a transcriptional regulator that activates the transcription of the ada operon which consists of adaA and adaB, and of the adjacent gene alkA. Contains 1 HTH araC/xylS-type DNA-binding domain.; KEGG: pdt:Prede_1751 hydroxymethylpyrimidine/phosphomethylpyrimidine kinase): MQHFKTIADYCTAINISLPNQPYFDSRNFEENMPTVLAKMEPFKHEFYAIAIKIEGSGKAISGHHSNFPEGATVFFNSPFQLISWDILPDWKGYYIMFSKEFIAHSQYLQNLLVQFPFLKIDNSTPFEIQPNEVSTLLTLFEAIHQENQNLKSDSLHIIETQTLVLLHFVKRFFNQQVNQQEAETAFRKADLNLLSRFQTLVETSFYEIFSGEKKTHSPSYYAEQLAVHPNHLNAIVKQITGYTTKNHIQQHILHLAKSRLIQTQLSIKEIAYTLHFDAPNNFNSFFKKQTGQTPNNFRRNR, encoded by the coding sequence ATGCAACACTTCAAAACTATAGCAGATTATTGTACCGCAATTAACATCTCTCTACCAAATCAACCTTATTTTGACAGTAGAAACTTTGAAGAAAACATGCCTACGGTTTTAGCTAAAATGGAACCTTTTAAGCATGAATTTTATGCTATTGCTATAAAAATCGAAGGATCTGGAAAAGCCATTTCTGGACATCATTCTAATTTTCCTGAAGGAGCTACCGTATTCTTCAATTCACCTTTTCAATTAATTTCTTGGGATATTCTACCAGATTGGAAAGGATACTATATTATGTTTTCAAAAGAATTTATAGCACACTCTCAATATTTACAAAACTTATTAGTTCAATTCCCCTTTTTAAAAATTGATAACTCTACTCCTTTTGAAATTCAACCCAATGAAGTTTCAACATTACTTACCCTTTTTGAAGCTATTCACCAAGAAAACCAAAACTTAAAGTCTGATTCTTTACATATTATCGAAACACAAACCTTAGTATTACTTCATTTTGTTAAACGGTTTTTCAATCAACAAGTAAATCAGCAAGAAGCTGAAACAGCTTTTCGTAAAGCAGATCTTAATTTATTATCTCGTTTTCAAACTTTAGTTGAAACAAGTTTTTATGAAATTTTTTCAGGAGAAAAAAAGACCCATTCCCCAAGTTATTATGCTGAGCAACTAGCTGTACACCCCAATCATTTAAATGCTATTGTTAAACAAATTACTGGTTATACAACAAAAAATCATATTCAACAACATATTTTACACTTAGCTAAGTCACGTTTAATACAAACACAATTGAGTATTAAAGAAATTGCTTATACTTTGCATTTTGATGCACCAAATAATTTTAATAGTTTTTTCAAAAAACAAACTGGACAAACCCCTAATAATTTTAGGAGAAATCGCTAA
- a CDS encoding lipid A export ATP-binding/permease protein MsbA (Involved in lipid A export and possibly also in glycerophospholipid export and for biogenesis of the outer membrane. Transmembrane domains (TMD) form a pore in the inner membrane and the ATP-binding domain (NBD) is responsible for energy generation; Belongs to the ABC transporter superfamily. Lipid exporter (TC 3.A.1.106) family; Contains 1 ABC transmembrane type-1 domain; Contains 1 ABC transporter domain.) → MTSVNRNIIQKLAHYPLRYKGLFLATIIIALANSFASAYRPKLISEVIDVAIPSKNIEFLLQSLYVIIGIIILEVILQFIFIILANTFAQNIIQDIRDDLFKKLVYFKLSFFNNTPNGVLVTRAVSDIETISTVFSDGVVMIFGDILKISFVIFMMYTINWKIATIVLAIIPIMIVLTRYFQKSIKRTFQDERSLAAKLNSFVQERVTGIKIIQIFNREKAEFEKFQKINTQLKEAHIRTVFYFAIFFPITEIISSVAIGLVILYGGYSTMNSIPVNAGEIIAFILYIQMLFRPMRQIADRFNNMQRGLVGAERVLKLMDVDEIIPDNGITELQHIDGNIEFEDVHFSYKKGEEVLKGISFQVKAGETIAIVGATGAGKSTIINLLTRFYDIDSGKIKIDNIDIKDIPLQNLRKKIAVVLQDVFLFNDTIYQNITLGNNTISKEQVIEAAKEIKLHQFIQNLPNEYDYEVKERGATLSVGQRQLISFLRAMVYNPDILVLDEATSSIDNHSEALIQEATKKLTQNRTSIVIAHRLATIQNADKIIALENGLIKEIGTHQDLLQNPEGYYKKLYDAQFSANLDS, encoded by the coding sequence ATGACTTCTGTAAATAGAAATATTATTCAAAAATTAGCACATTATCCTTTACGATATAAGGGATTATTCTTGGCTACTATTATAATTGCATTAGCTAATTCATTTGCTTCAGCATACCGTCCTAAATTAATTAGTGAAGTAATTGACGTAGCCATTCCAAGTAAAAATATAGAATTCCTTTTACAAAGTCTCTACGTTATTATTGGTATTATCATATTAGAAGTTATTTTACAGTTTATTTTCATAATATTGGCTAATACTTTTGCTCAAAATATTATTCAAGATATTCGAGATGATCTTTTTAAAAAGTTGGTATATTTTAAATTAAGTTTTTTTAATAATACACCTAACGGGGTGTTAGTTACTCGTGCCGTTTCAGATATTGAAACAATTTCTACTGTATTTAGTGACGGTGTTGTAATGATTTTTGGTGATATCTTAAAAATTTCTTTCGTCATCTTTATGATGTATACTATCAATTGGAAAATAGCGACTATTGTATTGGCCATTATACCGATTATGATTGTTTTAACACGTTATTTCCAAAAATCGATTAAAAGGACGTTTCAAGATGAACGATCACTAGCTGCGAAACTTAACAGTTTTGTTCAAGAACGTGTTACAGGCATTAAAATCATACAAATCTTCAATCGAGAAAAAGCAGAATTTGAAAAATTTCAAAAAATTAACACTCAATTAAAAGAAGCTCATATTCGTACGGTTTTCTATTTTGCCATTTTTTTCCCTATCACAGAAATTATTTCATCTGTTGCCATTGGTTTAGTAATTCTTTACGGAGGCTATTCAACTATGAATAGTATACCTGTAAATGCAGGAGAAATTATTGCTTTTATCCTTTATATTCAAATGCTATTTCGCCCTATGCGACAAATTGCAGATCGTTTTAATAATATGCAACGTGGACTAGTTGGTGCTGAACGAGTTTTAAAATTAATGGACGTTGATGAAATTATACCTGATAATGGAATCACAGAATTACAGCATATTGATGGAAATATTGAATTTGAAGATGTACATTTTTCATATAAAAAAGGTGAAGAAGTCTTAAAAGGAATCTCTTTTCAAGTTAAAGCAGGAGAAACCATTGCTATTGTTGGAGCTACAGGAGCTGGAAAATCTACTATTATTAATCTTTTAACTCGATTTTATGATATAGATTCTGGAAAAATCAAAATTGACAATATTGATATTAAAGACATTCCTTTACAAAACTTAAGAAAAAAAATAGCCGTCGTATTACAAGATGTATTTCTTTTTAATGATACTATCTACCAAAATATAACTCTTGGAAATAATACCATTTCAAAAGAGCAAGTAATTGAGGCTGCTAAAGAAATAAAACTTCATCAATTCATCCAAAATTTACCTAATGAATATGATTACGAAGTAAAAGAACGTGGTGCAACGCTCTCTGTCGGACAGCGCCAATTGATCTCTTTTTTAAGAGCCATGGTTTATAACCCTGATATTTTAGTTTTAGATGAAGCTACTTCTTCTATTGATAATCATTCAGAAGCTCTCATTCAAGAAGCCACTAAAAAACTTACTCAAAACCGTACTTCTATTGTAATTGCTCACCGATTAGCAACCATTCAAAATGCAGATAAAATAATTGCTTTAGAAAATGGTCTTATAAAAGAAATCGGAACACATCAAGATCTTTTACAAAACCCTGAAGGCTATTATAAAAAATTATATGATGCACAATTTTCTGCTAATCTTGATTCTTAA
- a CDS encoding fatty acyl-CoA reductase (Catalyzes the NADPH-dependent reduction of long chain acyl-CoA (with chain lengths of 14 to 22 carbons) to the corresponding aldehyde; Belongs to the short-chain dehydrogenases/reductases (SDR) family.; KEGG: sty:STY2401 UJ101; Oxidoreductases): MKKVALITGASSGIGKELANIHAEKGGDLIIVARRQNKLDELKTKLEQKYGVEVMTIMKDLSQSGAAQELYSEVQQKNIQVEYLINNAGFGLRGKFHELSWDRQQQMINLNMVALTELMYLFLPDMVSRNSGKILNTSSTASFLPGPLQAIYYASKAYVTFLGNAVAEELYDTNITVTTLMPGATETEFASTSGMDKTNLFEKTVSARSVAEDGYHAMMEGDLDVVSGLTFAQNLMMKTIPFTPKKMLLKQVRKMQEV, from the coding sequence ATGAAAAAAGTAGCATTAATAACAGGAGCGAGTAGTGGAATAGGTAAAGAATTAGCTAATATTCATGCTGAAAAAGGAGGAGATTTAATTATCGTAGCTAGAAGACAAAATAAATTAGATGAACTGAAAACTAAATTAGAGCAAAAATACGGTGTAGAGGTTATGACCATTATGAAAGACTTAAGTCAATCGGGTGCAGCTCAAGAATTGTATTCAGAAGTACAGCAAAAAAATATTCAAGTAGAATATTTAATAAACAATGCAGGGTTTGGTTTAAGAGGAAAGTTTCATGAATTATCATGGGATCGTCAACAACAAATGATCAATTTAAATATGGTCGCATTAACAGAATTAATGTATTTATTTTTACCAGATATGGTCTCTCGAAATAGCGGAAAAATATTAAATACATCTTCCACTGCATCATTTTTACCAGGTCCGTTACAAGCAATTTATTATGCAAGCAAAGCTTATGTAACCTTTTTAGGTAATGCAGTAGCTGAAGAATTATATGATACTAATATTACGGTAACTACATTGATGCCAGGAGCTACTGAAACAGAATTTGCTTCAACCTCAGGAATGGATAAGACCAATTTGTTTGAAAAAACAGTAAGTGCACGTTCAGTAGCTGAAGACGGTTATCACGCTATGATGGAAGGGGATTTAGATGTGGTTTCAGGGTTAACTTTTGCACAAAATTTGATGATGAAAACAATTCCTTTTACACCCAAGAAAATGTTATTGAAACAAGTTCGAAAAATGCAAGAAGTATAA
- a CDS encoding thioredoxin-like protein YneN (Belongs to the thioredoxin family; Contains 1 thioredoxin domain.), with protein MKKKNVLLIGLGIIFAMFSCKKDVVSSTSEKDFVTFSGKITKPNSDSLVVYNYEGYKKKLKVTNGEFKDTLHIKDGKYSFYDGVEASTMYLKKGMDIQLTLDTNQFDETIVYEGSGADISNYLAKLALRKEELLKNVTSSETMEGIRKPLYEFIDQNTNLDKEFVKSEKEEVDRYIKNYQKQIEHQEAIQRELAEGTVSPSFTNYENIDGSKTSLEDLKGKYVYIDVWATWCAPCKKEIPFLKELEEKYHGKNIEFVSISVDEAGSHDKWVKMVKEKELNGIQLYADNAFDSEFIKSYKINSIPRFILIDPEGKIVEANMYRPSNKKEIEKFFEELGI; from the coding sequence ATGAAAAAAAAGAATGTATTATTAATTGGTTTGGGGATCATTTTTGCAATGTTTTCTTGTAAAAAAGATGTTGTTTCTTCAACTTCTGAAAAAGATTTTGTAACCTTTTCAGGAAAAATAACAAAACCTAATTCAGATTCATTAGTTGTGTATAATTACGAAGGTTATAAAAAGAAATTAAAAGTAACTAATGGAGAATTTAAAGACACATTGCATATTAAAGACGGAAAATATAGTTTCTATGATGGAGTAGAAGCATCTACGATGTATTTAAAAAAAGGAATGGATATTCAATTAACTTTAGATACCAATCAATTTGACGAAACTATAGTTTATGAGGGAAGTGGAGCAGATATTAGTAATTATTTAGCTAAGTTAGCTTTGAGAAAAGAAGAACTTTTAAAAAATGTTACTTCTTCTGAAACTATGGAAGGAATTAGAAAACCCTTATATGAATTTATTGATCAAAATACAAATCTTGATAAAGAGTTTGTGAAATCAGAAAAAGAAGAGGTGGATCGTTATATTAAAAACTATCAAAAGCAAATTGAGCATCAAGAAGCAATCCAAAGGGAGTTAGCAGAAGGAACTGTTTCTCCAAGCTTTACCAATTATGAAAATATTGACGGATCAAAAACTTCTTTAGAAGATTTAAAAGGGAAATATGTTTATATTGATGTTTGGGCAACATGGTGTGCTCCTTGTAAAAAAGAAATTCCGTTTTTAAAAGAATTGGAAGAGAAATACCATGGGAAAAATATAGAATTTGTTAGTATTTCAGTAGATGAAGCTGGAAGTCATGATAAATGGGTTAAAATGGTAAAAGAGAAAGAATTAAATGGAATTCAATTATATGCAGATAATGCATTTGATTCGGAATTTATAAAAAGTTATAAAATTAATTCTATTCCTCGCTTTATTTTAATTGATCCAGAAGGAAAAATAGTAGAAGCAAATATGTACAGACCGTCAAACAAAAAAGAAATAGAAAAGTTTTTTGAAGAGTTAGGAATTTAA
- a CDS encoding tRNA pseudouridine(38-40) synthase (Formation of pseudouridine at positions 38, 39 and 40 in the anticodon stem and loop of transfer RNAs; Belongs to the tRNA pseudouridine synthase TruA family.; KEGG: bvu:BVU_2546 tRNA pseudouridine38-40 synthase) encodes MRYFIELAYDGTHYHGWQIQPNAISIQETIEKCLSTLLATEIKITGAGRTDSGVHAKQMFAHFDSGTPLNENLIHRMNNFLPKDIVILDLFSVKKDAHTRFDATSRRYEYHISLRKNPFNHHSTWQFSKMDLDINLMNQAAQLLFDYTDFTSFSKLHTDVKTNNCKIFKAEWRYIEKDLLCFEITADRFLRNMVRAIVGTLTDVGKKKLSLNDFKTIIENKNRSKAGASAPAKGLFLVEIKYPTTIK; translated from the coding sequence TTGAGGTATTTCATAGAATTAGCATACGACGGTACACACTATCATGGTTGGCAAATACAACCTAACGCTATTTCTATACAAGAAACCATCGAAAAATGTCTTTCAACTTTACTTGCTACTGAAATCAAAATCACAGGAGCCGGCAGAACTGATTCAGGAGTTCATGCTAAACAAATGTTTGCACATTTTGATAGTGGAACACCATTAAATGAGAACTTAATTCATCGTATGAATAACTTTTTACCAAAAGATATCGTAATCTTAGATCTTTTTTCTGTTAAAAAAGATGCTCATACACGATTTGATGCTACTTCTCGTCGTTACGAATATCATATTTCTTTAAGAAAAAATCCATTTAATCATCATTCAACATGGCAATTTTCAAAAATGGATTTAGATATTAATTTAATGAATCAGGCTGCTCAATTATTATTTGACTATACTGATTTCACTAGTTTTTCTAAACTACATACCGATGTAAAAACCAATAATTGTAAAATTTTTAAAGCTGAATGGCGTTATATTGAAAAAGATCTATTATGTTTTGAAATTACCGCAGACCGATTTTTACGAAATATGGTACGTGCTATTGTGGGCACTTTAACAGATGTTGGAAAAAAGAAATTATCTTTAAATGATTTTAAAACTATTATTGAAAATAAAAATCGAAGCAAGGCAGGCGCTTCTGCTCCTGCAAAAGGACTTTTTCTAGTAGAAATAAAATATCCCACAACTATTAAATGA